In Arthrobacter sp. SLBN-112, a genomic segment contains:
- a CDS encoding DUF4307 domain-containing protein, whose protein sequence is MTSPDQPAQPAPANTSLANRYGAKKRRFTPAATRTAVGIALAAGIGFLAWVSTSNSLSGVTYKDIGYSTTDATVAEVDFQITREPGNAVKCAVKALDSKFAVVGWKVVDIPPSAADGTADGGRTVAQRVTVLTDSESVSGLVDGCWIPSQTQ, encoded by the coding sequence GTGACTTCCCCGGACCAGCCGGCCCAACCCGCGCCCGCAAACACTAGCCTAGCCAATCGGTATGGTGCTAAAAAGCGCCGGTTCACTCCTGCCGCCACCCGCACCGCCGTCGGGATCGCCCTGGCGGCCGGAATTGGATTCCTTGCGTGGGTTTCAACATCGAATTCCCTGTCCGGGGTGACCTACAAGGACATTGGCTACAGCACCACCGATGCCACCGTCGCCGAGGTAGACTTCCAGATCACCCGGGAACCTGGGAACGCCGTGAAATGCGCCGTCAAGGCGCTGGATTCGAAGTTCGCAGTAGTGGGCTGGAAGGTGGTTGACATCCCGCCGTCAGCGGCGGATGGAACGGCCGACGGCGGCAGGACAGTCGCCCAGCGCGTCACCGTCCTGACCGACTCGGAGTCCGTATCGGGCCTGGTGGACGGCTGCTGGATTCCCAGCCAGACGCAATAA
- a CDS encoding hemolysin III family protein, whose amino-acid sequence MNSNSPQASQPSSPEDRNPGEGTGPNAVDDAAVRLAELLMIKPKWRGWIHTVTAPLALAAGIALVVLAPTADRKITSAVFAATGVLLFGVSAVYHRGNWSPRVKLVLKRLDHTNIMLVIAGTYTPLAWTLLERSQAVILLWVIWTGAILGVLFRLLWTDAPRWLYVPIYIALGCGALFYLPQFFQASPASAVLVCVGGVLYITGAVFYALKKPNFSYHHFGFHELFHALTVFAFAAHFAAIALAVLA is encoded by the coding sequence ATGAACAGCAACTCCCCGCAGGCTTCCCAGCCATCCAGCCCGGAGGACCGGAACCCCGGCGAAGGCACGGGGCCCAACGCAGTTGATGATGCCGCCGTCCGGCTTGCTGAACTGCTGATGATCAAGCCGAAATGGCGGGGCTGGATCCACACCGTCACGGCCCCGCTCGCGCTTGCCGCGGGCATCGCCCTCGTTGTCCTGGCCCCCACCGCCGACCGGAAGATTACGTCTGCCGTCTTCGCCGCCACCGGTGTGCTGCTGTTCGGCGTCAGCGCGGTCTACCACCGCGGCAATTGGTCCCCGCGGGTCAAGCTGGTCCTCAAGCGGCTGGACCACACCAACATCATGCTGGTCATCGCCGGCACCTACACGCCGCTTGCCTGGACGCTCCTGGAACGCTCGCAGGCGGTGATACTCCTGTGGGTCATCTGGACCGGGGCCATTCTTGGCGTGCTGTTCCGGTTGCTGTGGACCGACGCACCCCGCTGGCTGTACGTGCCCATCTACATTGCACTGGGTTGTGGCGCCCTGTTTTACCTGCCGCAGTTCTTCCAGGCCAGCCCTGCCTCAGCAGTCCTGGTCTGCGTGGGCGGGGTCCTGTACATCACGGGCGCCGTCTTCTACGCCCTGAAGAAACCAAACTTCAGCTACCACCACTTCGGCTTCCACGAACTGTTCCATGCGCTGACGGTGTTCGCCTTCGCAGCCCACTTCGCTGCCATCGCCCTGGCGGTCCTCGCCTGA
- the mca gene encoding mycothiol conjugate amidase Mca: MTASSNSQVPLRLLAVHAHPDDESSKGAATMAMYAAAGVDVMVATCTDGSRGDIQNPAVEGEPHPKRDMAGARRLEMANAASILGIRQAWLGFVDSGLPEGDPLPPLPAGSFASLPLERAAAPLVRLVRSFKPHVILSYDENGGYPHPDHIMAHRVAVEAFEAAGDPGRYPDAGEAWEPSKLYYDRAFSPDRFRALHFALEEAGLQSPYAERLAAWLESDAEGHTPPPAPHPTTTQIDCGDYFEVRDDALRAHRTQVDPLGFFFAVSPDMQRRTWPWEDYSLIHSRVPSELPEKDLFAGLR, translated from the coding sequence ATGACAGCGTCCAGCAATTCCCAGGTGCCGCTCCGGCTGCTCGCAGTCCATGCCCACCCGGACGACGAGTCCAGCAAGGGCGCTGCGACCATGGCCATGTACGCAGCCGCCGGCGTGGACGTCATGGTGGCAACCTGTACGGACGGGTCGCGCGGCGACATCCAGAACCCGGCAGTGGAAGGCGAACCACACCCCAAGCGGGACATGGCCGGTGCCCGCAGGCTGGAAATGGCCAACGCTGCCTCCATCCTCGGCATCCGGCAGGCATGGCTTGGATTCGTCGACTCGGGCCTGCCCGAAGGTGATCCGCTTCCGCCGCTTCCGGCCGGTTCCTTCGCCTCGCTGCCCCTGGAGCGGGCCGCGGCGCCGCTGGTGCGGCTGGTGCGTTCGTTCAAGCCGCACGTCATCCTCAGCTACGACGAAAATGGCGGCTACCCGCACCCGGACCACATCATGGCCCACCGCGTGGCGGTGGAAGCTTTTGAAGCCGCCGGCGATCCCGGACGCTACCCGGACGCGGGGGAGGCCTGGGAGCCGAGCAAGCTCTACTATGACCGCGCCTTCAGCCCGGATCGGTTCCGTGCGCTGCACTTTGCGCTGGAAGAAGCGGGACTCCAGTCCCCGTATGCCGAGCGTTTGGCTGCGTGGCTGGAGTCCGACGCCGAGGGCCACACCCCGCCGCCGGCGCCGCATCCCACCACCACGCAGATTGACTGCGGCGACTACTTCGAAGTGCGTGATGACGCCCTGCGCGCCCATCGGACGCAGGTGGACCCACTGGGGTTCTTCTTTGCCGTCTCACCTGACATGCAGCGCCGGACCTGGCCTTGGGAGGACTACTCCCTGATCCATTCAAGGGTGCCGTCCGAGCTCCCGGAGAAGGATCTGTTCGCCGGGCTAAGATAG
- a CDS encoding AI-2E family transporter, with product MTPHEDAVSQASRPSATAAPLRVLTDRELDKDIPYGVRIAASWSWRLGLILLMAGTLVWLLSKITLLIIPIMVAALLAGLLSPVTHWLKRRRLPAGLAVAMTVLGFIGVIAGALALVGRQLAVGFGELWSQALEGVRQVQDWLSTGPLHLTAAQVDQYVKDASDALQNNSSSILSGALSFGSTAGHFAAGMLLSLFILIFFLLEGDRIWAFLVRLLPRKARAATFGAGRKGWESMVSYARIQMFVAAVDAIGIGVGAAILGVPLALPLGVLVFLGSFIPVVGALVTGAVAVLLALVANGPVNALVMLAIVLLVQQLEGHILQPLVMGKAVSLHPVAVILSVAAGSYLAGIPGALFSVPILAVANSAVRYIAARTWEHEQVPVIAGKPITAGAGGDNTIENVEPPAASAAGLEAAGATAEHRDARTASREGTGAESRGE from the coding sequence ATGACGCCACATGAGGACGCCGTGAGCCAGGCAAGCCGACCTTCTGCCACCGCCGCCCCGCTGAGGGTGCTGACGGACCGTGAACTCGACAAGGACATTCCCTACGGCGTCCGCATTGCGGCGTCCTGGTCGTGGCGGCTGGGCCTGATCCTGCTGATGGCAGGAACCCTCGTCTGGCTGCTCAGCAAAATCACGCTCCTGATCATTCCGATCATGGTGGCCGCGCTCCTCGCCGGACTCCTGAGCCCCGTCACCCACTGGCTGAAGCGGCGCCGGCTGCCCGCCGGCCTGGCCGTCGCCATGACCGTCCTGGGCTTCATCGGGGTCATTGCCGGCGCCCTGGCCCTGGTGGGCCGCCAGCTCGCCGTCGGATTCGGTGAGCTCTGGTCCCAGGCCCTCGAGGGTGTACGGCAGGTCCAGGACTGGCTGTCCACGGGCCCCCTACACCTCACCGCCGCCCAGGTGGACCAGTACGTCAAGGACGCCAGTGACGCGCTGCAGAACAACAGCAGCAGCATCCTCAGCGGTGCGCTCTCCTTCGGCAGCACCGCCGGACACTTTGCCGCCGGGATGCTCCTGTCACTGTTCATCCTGATCTTCTTCCTCCTGGAAGGAGACCGGATTTGGGCATTCCTGGTCAGGCTGCTGCCGCGGAAAGCGCGGGCCGCGACCTTCGGTGCCGGCCGCAAGGGCTGGGAGTCAATGGTCAGCTATGCGCGCATCCAGATGTTCGTCGCTGCCGTCGACGCGATCGGAATCGGCGTCGGCGCGGCCATCCTCGGCGTCCCGCTGGCGCTGCCGCTCGGCGTGCTCGTCTTCCTCGGCTCGTTCATTCCTGTGGTGGGCGCCCTGGTGACGGGCGCCGTCGCCGTCCTGCTCGCCCTGGTGGCCAACGGCCCGGTCAATGCCCTGGTCATGCTGGCAATCGTCCTGCTGGTCCAGCAGCTTGAGGGCCACATCCTGCAGCCCCTGGTCATGGGCAAGGCAGTCTCGCTGCACCCGGTGGCCGTGATCCTCAGCGTTGCGGCAGGGTCCTACCTCGCCGGAATCCCCGGTGCGCTGTTCTCGGTACCCATCCTGGCCGTAGCAAACTCGGCCGTTCGCTACATTGCCGCCAGAACGTGGGAACATGAACAGGTGCCGGTCATCGCCGGGAAGCCCATCACAGCCGGAGCGGGCGGGGACAACACCATCGAAAACGTTGAACCGCCGGCTGCATCCGCTGCGGGGCTTGAGGCGGCCGGCGCAACAGCCGAACACCGCGATGCCCGCACCGCCTCCCGAGAGGGCACCGGAGCCGAATCCAGAGGAGAATAG
- the galK gene encoding galactokinase, with protein sequence MSSQDQAGPAPVSAEDLAARFTQAFGSAPDGVWQAPGRVNLIGEHTDYNEGFVLPFAIDRTARVAIAVRQDRTVRLLSTYGDQGVVTTSLDSLEPGTAKGWTKYPLGVMWALRERGIDVPGLDLLLDSTVPLGAGLSSSHAIECAVISALNDLTAAGLGAEEMVLATQRAENDFVGAPTGIMDQSASLRGAKGHAVFLDCRDQKATLVPFETEPAGLVLLVIDTKVSHSHADGGYASRRASCELGAEVLGVKALRDVQVGDLEEAGGLLDEVTFRRVRHVVTENDRVLQTVELLDGPGPVAIGRLLDASHASMRDDFEISCPELDLAVDTSRANGAIGARMTGGGFGGAAIALTPVDAEQKVRAAVAKAFSDAGFTAPEIFTVSPAAGAMRIS encoded by the coding sequence GTGAGCAGCCAGGACCAGGCCGGCCCAGCCCCGGTTTCCGCCGAAGATCTCGCCGCCCGCTTCACGCAGGCCTTCGGCAGTGCTCCCGACGGCGTATGGCAGGCGCCGGGGCGGGTAAACCTCATCGGCGAACATACCGACTACAACGAAGGGTTCGTCCTTCCCTTCGCCATCGACCGCACCGCCCGCGTGGCCATTGCGGTCCGCCAGGACCGGACCGTACGGCTGCTGTCCACGTACGGTGACCAGGGCGTCGTCACCACCTCGCTCGACTCCCTGGAGCCTGGAACGGCCAAGGGCTGGACCAAGTACCCCCTGGGCGTCATGTGGGCCCTGCGGGAGCGGGGCATCGATGTCCCCGGCCTGGACCTGCTCCTGGACTCCACCGTGCCGCTGGGGGCCGGCCTGTCGTCGTCGCACGCCATCGAATGTGCCGTGATCTCTGCCCTCAACGACCTCACCGCCGCCGGACTGGGGGCCGAGGAGATGGTGCTGGCAACGCAGCGGGCGGAGAACGACTTCGTTGGGGCGCCCACCGGGATCATGGACCAGTCCGCGTCGCTGCGGGGCGCCAAAGGCCATGCGGTCTTCCTGGACTGCCGGGACCAGAAGGCAACCCTGGTTCCGTTCGAGACAGAACCCGCCGGCCTGGTGCTGCTGGTCATCGACACCAAGGTGTCCCATTCCCATGCCGACGGCGGCTACGCCTCACGCCGCGCGTCCTGTGAGCTGGGGGCGGAGGTCCTTGGGGTCAAGGCGCTGCGGGACGTCCAGGTGGGCGACCTTGAAGAGGCCGGGGGGCTGCTGGACGAGGTGACGTTCAGGCGGGTGCGGCACGTGGTGACCGAGAACGACAGGGTGCTCCAGACCGTCGAACTCCTGGACGGCCCCGGACCCGTTGCCATCGGCCGCCTGCTGGACGCCAGCCACGCCTCCATGCGCGATGATTTCGAAATTTCATGTCCCGAGCTGGACCTGGCCGTAGACACGTCCCGGGCGAACGGAGCAATCGGCGCCAGAATGACCGGAGGCGGGTTCGGCGGTGCAGCGATCGCACTGACCCCCGTAGATGCGGAGCAGAAGGTGCGGGCCGCCGTCGCCAAGGCTTTTTCCGACGCCGGCTTCACGGCACCGGAGATCTTCACCGTCTCCCCTGCCGCCGGAGCCATGCGTATTTCCTAG
- the galT gene encoding galactose-1-phosphate uridylyltransferase codes for MTGMTTTTLSDGRELMYFDDAGTTTARTAELTTDHRGLPPRGEPGEIRFDALTREWVAVAAHRQTRTHLPPADQCPICPTTDSNASEIPAADYDVVVFENRFPSLGPALGPVPADPGWGTKGPAYGRCEVVSFTPEHTGSFSGLSRERSRTVIEAWSQRTAALSAMAGIKQVFPFENRGADIGVTLHHPHGQIYAYPYVTPRAGVLGAAARKYYDAKDGNETLTGSLLRAEREDGSRMVMEGTHFSAYVPFAARWPLEIHLVPHRHVPDLAALNGEEKDELAQVYLDLLKRVDALYPTPTPYISAWHQAPLDDVLRPAGYLHLQLTSPRRAADKLKYLAGSEAAMGAFINDTTPESVAERLRSVSVPSSSEPSAMAAAAEGASA; via the coding sequence ATGACAGGGATGACCACCACCACGCTCTCCGACGGTCGGGAACTGATGTACTTCGACGACGCGGGCACCACCACTGCCCGTACCGCGGAACTCACCACGGACCATCGCGGACTGCCGCCCAGGGGCGAGCCGGGCGAGATCCGCTTCGATGCACTGACCCGGGAATGGGTGGCGGTTGCCGCACACCGGCAGACACGAACGCACTTGCCTCCTGCGGACCAATGCCCCATCTGCCCCACCACAGACTCCAACGCGTCCGAGATCCCGGCCGCCGACTATGACGTTGTGGTGTTCGAAAACCGCTTCCCTTCCCTCGGCCCGGCGCTGGGACCTGTTCCGGCGGATCCGGGCTGGGGAACGAAAGGTCCTGCCTACGGCCGCTGCGAAGTGGTGTCCTTCACCCCGGAACACACCGGTTCGTTCAGCGGACTGAGCCGGGAGCGGTCCCGCACGGTGATCGAAGCCTGGTCGCAGCGCACCGCTGCGCTCAGTGCCATGGCCGGCATCAAGCAGGTGTTCCCCTTTGAGAACCGGGGTGCCGATATCGGCGTGACACTGCATCACCCGCATGGGCAGATCTACGCCTACCCCTACGTCACGCCGCGCGCCGGCGTCCTGGGTGCTGCGGCCCGGAAGTATTACGACGCCAAAGACGGGAACGAAACCCTGACGGGCTCGCTGCTGCGCGCCGAGCGGGAGGACGGCAGCCGGATGGTAATGGAAGGCACGCATTTCAGCGCCTATGTACCCTTCGCCGCGCGGTGGCCCCTGGAGATCCACCTGGTCCCGCATCGCCACGTACCCGACCTCGCTGCCTTGAACGGGGAGGAGAAGGACGAGTTGGCGCAGGTGTACCTCGACCTGCTCAAGCGGGTGGACGCCCTCTACCCCACGCCTACGCCCTACATCTCCGCCTGGCACCAGGCTCCCCTGGATGATGTCCTCCGCCCGGCCGGTTATCTCCACCTGCAGCTGACCTCCCCGCGCAGGGCAGCGGATAAGCTGAAGTACCTCGCCGGCTCGGAGGCAGCGATGGGCGCGTTCATCAACGACACCACGCCGGAGAGCGTGGCGGAGCGCCTGCGCAGTGTTTCCGTTCCGTCGTCGTCGGAGCCGTCTGCCATGGCGGCCGCAGCAGAAGGAGCTTCCGCGTGA
- the ilvA gene encoding threonine ammonia-lyase encodes MKILETLPVTLDDVLEAQKLLDGIIARTPVESSRALGSMVGGDVYFKCENLQRAGSFKVRGAYVRMARLSAEEKKRGVVAASAGNHAQGVAVAAKSLGIKARIYMPLGVALPKLAATRSHGAEVILHGHNVDEALAEAQRYSNETGMVFVHPFDNVDVVAGQGTVGLEILEQVPNVDTVLMGVGGGGLLAGVAVAIKARARELGREIRIIGVQAENAAAYPPSLAADALVPLKKVSTIADGIAVGRPGQLPFSIIRELVDDVVTVSEDSLARALIFLLERAKMVVEPAGAVGVAALMDGKIENPGTTVAVLSGGNIDPMLMLKVIQRGLSAAGRYMTVRMMLDDRPGSLATIARIIAENDANVTGLDHTRVGGSISMGDVSITVNLETKGHQHGEQVLSALRAEGFQPIVVH; translated from the coding sequence GTGAAGATCCTTGAAACCCTTCCCGTCACACTGGACGATGTCCTTGAGGCGCAGAAGCTGCTTGACGGGATTATTGCGCGCACCCCCGTGGAATCGTCCCGTGCTCTGGGAAGCATGGTGGGCGGTGACGTCTACTTCAAATGCGAAAACCTGCAGCGTGCCGGGTCATTCAAGGTGCGCGGGGCCTACGTCCGCATGGCGCGGCTCTCCGCGGAGGAGAAGAAGCGCGGCGTGGTGGCAGCGTCCGCCGGCAACCACGCCCAGGGCGTCGCCGTTGCCGCCAAGAGCCTTGGTATCAAAGCCCGTATCTACATGCCCCTGGGCGTCGCTCTGCCCAAGCTCGCAGCCACGCGCAGCCACGGCGCCGAAGTGATCCTGCACGGCCACAACGTCGACGAAGCGCTCGCCGAAGCCCAGCGCTACAGCAATGAGACCGGCATGGTCTTTGTGCACCCGTTCGACAACGTGGACGTCGTCGCAGGGCAGGGGACCGTTGGCCTGGAAATCCTGGAGCAGGTGCCCAACGTTGACACCGTACTCATGGGAGTGGGTGGCGGTGGACTCCTCGCGGGGGTCGCCGTCGCCATCAAGGCCCGTGCCAGGGAACTCGGCCGCGAGATCCGCATCATCGGCGTCCAGGCGGAGAACGCCGCCGCCTACCCGCCCTCGCTTGCCGCCGATGCACTGGTGCCCCTGAAGAAGGTTTCCACCATTGCGGACGGCATCGCCGTGGGCCGCCCGGGACAGCTGCCCTTCAGCATCATCCGCGAACTGGTGGATGACGTGGTCACCGTCAGCGAAGATTCCCTGGCCCGCGCCCTGATCTTCCTGCTGGAACGGGCCAAGATGGTGGTGGAACCCGCCGGGGCGGTGGGTGTGGCGGCCCTCATGGACGGCAAGATCGAGAATCCGGGAACCACCGTGGCCGTCCTCTCCGGCGGCAACATCGACCCCATGTTGATGCTCAAGGTCATCCAGCGCGGCCTCTCCGCCGCCGGCCGCTACATGACCGTGCGAATGATGCTTGACGACCGTCCGGGTTCATTGGCAACCATTGCGCGCATCATCGCCGAAAACGATGCGAACGTCACCGGCCTGGACCACACCAGGGTGGGTGGTTCCATCAGCATGGGCGACGTCTCCATCACGGTGAACCTTGAAACCAAGGGTCACCAGCACGGTGAGCAGGTCCTCAGCGCACTCCGCGCTGAAGGTTTCCAGCCGATCGTCGTGCATTAG
- a CDS encoding isoprenyl transferase: protein MELPGFLYGYYERRLLKDLPRDRIPRHIGVMVDGNRRWAKQFNAPTSQGHQAGADKIHEFLGWCQELGVKVVTLYMLSTDNMNRSSEELDLLMGIIANTLDRLDDDANISVHAMGAPELLPDYLAERLNKLTARTPVREKIHVNVAVGYGGRREIVDAVRELLHDAVAKGMDISKLADDLCVDDISRFLYTRGQPDPDLVIRTSGEQRLSGFLMWQSAYSEFYFCEALWPAFRKVDFLRALRDYAGRQRRFGA from the coding sequence GTGGAGTTGCCCGGGTTCCTCTATGGCTACTACGAACGCCGGCTGCTCAAGGACCTCCCGCGCGACCGGATTCCCCGGCACATTGGCGTCATGGTGGACGGCAACCGGCGCTGGGCCAAGCAGTTCAACGCTCCCACCAGCCAGGGCCACCAGGCCGGGGCGGACAAGATCCACGAGTTCCTCGGCTGGTGCCAGGAACTCGGCGTCAAGGTGGTCACGCTGTACATGCTGTCCACGGACAACATGAACCGGTCCAGCGAAGAACTGGACCTCCTCATGGGCATCATCGCCAACACGCTGGACCGGCTCGATGACGACGCCAATATTTCCGTCCATGCGATGGGCGCGCCTGAACTGCTTCCGGACTACCTGGCCGAGCGGCTCAACAAGCTGACTGCCAGGACCCCGGTGCGGGAGAAAATCCACGTCAACGTGGCGGTCGGGTACGGGGGGCGACGGGAAATTGTCGACGCCGTCCGCGAACTCCTGCACGACGCCGTCGCCAAGGGTATGGACATCTCCAAACTCGCCGATGACCTGTGTGTCGATGACATCTCGCGCTTCCTCTACACCCGAGGCCAGCCTGACCCGGACCTGGTGATCAGGACATCGGGGGAGCAACGGCTCTCCGGCTTCCTCATGTGGCAGAGCGCCTACAGCGAGTTCTACTTTTGCGAGGCCTTGTGGCCTGCCTTCCGCAAGGTCGATTTCCTCCGGGCCCTGCGTGACTACGCCGGCCGGCAGCGGCGCTTCGGCGCCTGA
- a CDS encoding aldose 1-epimerase family protein produces MTATSEPENHGSASLRSCATGRQYELRRGDAVAVVTELAAGLRSYHRGGVLLTETYGDDQIAPGATGITLAPWANRVEDGSWFLDGKKQQLDITEVSRNNASHGLLRNTGYSLVGESEYSVELEATIFPQHGYPFLARHRVVYRLTEDLGLHVRQTLINASAAPAPFVLGAHPYLRVGDTPVENLVLTVAADTRLVADDRLIPRSTAPVEGDADFRSGSAIANLAVDVALTGLHYDGGRARHTLAAADGAQVSLWQDEACRYVHVFISTEYPGRTRAVAVEPMTGPANAFNSGDGLRWLPPGQSFSIEWGIDYVPAQAAAPVSH; encoded by the coding sequence ATGACTGCCACTTCCGAACCCGAAAACCACGGTTCCGCGTCCCTCCGGTCCTGCGCTACCGGCCGCCAATACGAGCTGCGCCGCGGCGACGCCGTGGCCGTGGTCACCGAGCTCGCCGCCGGCCTGCGCTCGTACCACCGGGGCGGTGTCCTGCTCACGGAAACCTACGGCGACGACCAGATCGCGCCTGGTGCCACCGGCATTACGCTGGCGCCCTGGGCCAACCGGGTGGAGGACGGGAGCTGGTTCCTGGACGGGAAGAAGCAGCAGCTGGACATCACCGAAGTGTCCCGCAACAATGCCAGCCACGGACTCCTCCGGAACACCGGCTACTCCCTGGTGGGGGAGTCGGAATACTCGGTGGAACTGGAAGCCACCATTTTTCCCCAGCATGGCTATCCCTTCCTGGCCCGTCACCGGGTGGTGTACCGGCTGACCGAGGACCTGGGACTCCACGTCCGGCAGACGCTCATCAACGCTTCCGCGGCACCAGCCCCGTTCGTCCTGGGCGCGCACCCCTACCTGCGGGTCGGCGACACCCCGGTTGAGAACCTTGTGCTGACAGTCGCCGCAGACACCCGGCTGGTAGCCGACGACCGCCTGATCCCGCGAAGCACGGCACCGGTGGAGGGGGATGCCGATTTCCGTTCCGGCAGCGCCATTGCCAATCTCGCGGTGGATGTTGCCCTGACCGGCCTGCACTATGACGGGGGCAGGGCGCGGCACACCCTGGCCGCCGCAGACGGCGCCCAGGTGTCGCTTTGGCAGGATGAAGCCTGCCGCTACGTTCACGTCTTTATCAGCACCGAATACCCCGGACGGACCCGCGCCGTGGCCGTGGAACCGATGACCGGACCGGCAAACGCTTTCAATTCCGGAGACGGGCTGCGCTGGCTGCCACCGGGCCAATCCTTCAGCATCGAATGGGGGATCGACTACGTCCCGGCCCAGGCCGCGGCGCCGGTTTCCCATTAG
- a CDS encoding rhomboid family intramembrane serine protease, with translation MAGPAGNGSFPGRQTLASRAKGGLAVLGGFLALLFVIEVANTLMTGALVRTFGLRPRSADGLLDILTFPLLHANLNHLLSNSLPLVIFGFLVFLSGLRVFLTALAFSWLGSGLTVWLIGDGVTVGASGLVFGLFSFLLVRGFFNRSWRQILLAVVLFMGYGSILLGALPFVAGYVSWQAHLGGAAGGVVAALLLRPRIPAAVES, from the coding sequence ATGGCCGGACCTGCTGGTAACGGATCCTTCCCCGGGCGCCAGACCCTGGCGTCGCGCGCCAAGGGCGGCCTGGCGGTGCTGGGTGGTTTCCTGGCCCTGCTGTTCGTGATCGAGGTGGCCAACACGCTGATGACGGGCGCGCTGGTCAGGACGTTCGGCCTGCGGCCCAGGAGCGCCGACGGGCTGCTGGACATCTTGACCTTCCCGCTGCTGCACGCCAACCTGAACCACCTGCTCTCCAACAGCCTGCCACTGGTCATCTTTGGGTTCCTGGTGTTCCTGTCCGGGCTGCGCGTCTTCCTCACCGCTTTGGCCTTCAGCTGGCTTGGCAGCGGCCTGACGGTCTGGCTGATCGGCGACGGCGTCACAGTGGGGGCATCAGGCCTGGTCTTTGGGCTCTTCTCGTTCCTCCTGGTGCGCGGTTTCTTCAACCGGAGCTGGCGGCAGATCCTGCTTGCAGTAGTCCTCTTCATGGGCTACGGGAGCATCCTGTTGGGCGCCCTGCCGTTCGTGGCCGGCTACGTGAGCTGGCAGGCCCACCTGGGTGGTGCAGCCGGTGGCGTCGTGGCGGCGCTCCTGCTGCGTCCACGTATTCCAGCAGCCGTGGAGTCCTGA
- the greA gene encoding transcription elongation factor GreA, whose amino-acid sequence MSTTNSASAAWLTQEAFDRLKAELDHLSGAGRAEIVQKIEAARQEGDLKENGGYHAAKEEQGKIEARIRQLTALLRDAHVGEAPADDGIVEPGMIVVAKIAGDEETFLLGSREIAGDSDLDVFSEKSPLGAAIVGHKEGDTLSYVAPNGKDIKVEILSAKPYAA is encoded by the coding sequence GTGTCTACCACCAACAGCGCTTCTGCAGCCTGGCTCACCCAGGAAGCTTTTGACCGCCTGAAGGCAGAGCTGGACCACCTTTCCGGCGCAGGCCGGGCGGAGATCGTCCAGAAGATTGAAGCAGCGCGGCAAGAGGGCGACCTCAAGGAAAACGGCGGCTACCACGCAGCCAAGGAGGAGCAGGGCAAGATTGAAGCCCGCATCCGCCAGCTGACGGCGCTGCTTCGGGACGCCCACGTGGGTGAAGCGCCTGCCGATGACGGCATCGTGGAGCCCGGCATGATCGTGGTGGCCAAGATCGCGGGAGACGAAGAGACGTTCCTGCTGGGCTCCCGTGAAATCGCCGGAGACTCCGATTTGGATGTCTTCAGCGAAAAATCGCCGCTTGGGGCCGCCATCGTGGGTCACAAGGAAGGCGACACCCTCAGCTACGTCGCGCCGAACGGCAAGGACATCAAGGTGGAGATCCTCTCCGCCAAGCCCTACGCTGCCTAG